The DNA sequence CAGCACCTTTCTATACCAAGGCAATGAAACACAACTCATAGAAACACTCGAACAACTCATGCAAAACCTAGACCCTAAAAAAGACGACCTACGCGCCTACCCTCTCGCCGGCAAACTCTACCGCCTAGGCAAACCCAGCCTAGGCACAGGCATCAGCCTCGGCAACTTTCCGGAAACCCCATCGCCATATTTAAAACACAAAACATAAAA is a window from the Suttonella indologenes genome containing:
- the cas2 gene encoding CRISPR-associated endonuclease Cas2 translates to MNWIIAYDITDKRRLQKIHRQLTDIAISLQNSTFLYQGNETQLIETLEQLMQNLDPKKDDLRAYPLAGKLYRLGKPSLGTGISLGNFPETPSPYLKHKT